One window from the genome of Pseudoalteromonas sp. '520P1 No. 423' encodes:
- a CDS encoding BPSS1780 family membrane protein gives MAIELRVFKAQSGLEWFKAAWQIFKSQPGTFIFMHLFIIIVGFIPFLMPLLQIPAALAAPFLIAGFYRAVLAKLQGQKIALADILKPFSEKGTRLGLFRLGLYQMAAGILLALASSVLFEDALLILQENAQNPEFVVEQFIAAIQPANVILFISLIAVYMMAFAFAVPLVYFKKKEAIFEVIKASLLSFWHNFAALGVFGGILSVLILISSLLSLIPLLIVMPISYIAFFIAYQAIFQLNEVNIDQNNDEPPSSHGQFNA, from the coding sequence ATGGCAATAGAATTAAGAGTTTTTAAAGCGCAATCTGGATTAGAGTGGTTTAAGGCTGCATGGCAAATTTTTAAGTCTCAGCCAGGCACTTTTATTTTTATGCATCTGTTCATCATTATAGTGGGCTTTATTCCATTTTTGATGCCTTTATTGCAAATTCCAGCCGCTTTAGCTGCACCATTTTTAATTGCAGGGTTTTATCGCGCTGTTTTGGCTAAGCTTCAAGGTCAAAAAATTGCACTTGCTGATATTTTAAAACCATTTTCAGAGAAGGGCACTAGACTCGGTTTATTCCGTTTGGGCTTATATCAAATGGCTGCCGGTATTTTATTAGCGCTTGCTAGTAGTGTTTTATTTGAAGATGCATTATTAATTTTACAAGAAAATGCACAAAATCCAGAGTTTGTGGTTGAGCAATTTATCGCTGCAATACAGCCTGCTAATGTCATTTTATTTATCAGTTTAATTGCTGTTTATATGATGGCTTTTGCGTTTGCAGTTCCGCTTGTTTATTTCAAAAAGAAAGAAGCTATTTTTGAAGTTATAAAAGCAAGTTTATTATCTTTTTGGCACAACTTTGCTGCTTTAGGTGTTTTTGGTGGCATTTTATCTGTATTGATTTTAATTTCATCTTTACTGTCTTTAATTCCATTATTGATTGTTATGCCGATAAGTTACATCGCATTCTTTATTGCTTATCAAGCCATCTTTCAATTAAACGAAGTAAACATAGACCAAAATAATGATGAACCGCCAAGTTCACATGGCCAGTTTAATGCCTAA
- the ribA gene encoding GTP cyclohydrolase II, with protein MAEVRARVQLKVGKNSDVLAQLVSFTGLKDQLEHVALIFNDADKNQETPLVRMHSECLTGDVFHSSRCDCGEQLNESIEKMHQEGGILLYLRQEGRGIGLYNKIDAYVLQSQGMNTYEANNHLGFEDDLRDFSDAVLMLKALGISQVQLLTNNPRKINALKDAGITVNNVVGTHAHVKEGNKAYLETKVKHGSHRLDLGKVISIRKENEDK; from the coding sequence GTGGCAGAAGTAAGGGCAAGAGTCCAACTTAAGGTTGGCAAAAATAGTGATGTCTTAGCGCAATTAGTATCATTTACCGGCCTAAAAGATCAATTAGAACATGTCGCTTTGATTTTTAATGACGCAGATAAAAATCAAGAAACACCTTTAGTGCGTATGCACTCAGAATGTTTAACTGGCGACGTTTTTCATTCATCACGATGTGATTGTGGTGAACAGCTAAATGAATCAATCGAAAAAATGCATCAAGAAGGTGGTATTTTACTTTACTTACGTCAAGAAGGACGTGGTATTGGTTTATATAATAAAATTGATGCGTATGTATTACAGTCGCAAGGTATGAATACTTATGAAGCGAATAATCACTTAGGATTTGAAGACGATTTACGTGATTTTTCTGATGCTGTTTTAATGTTAAAAGCCTTAGGTATCTCTCAAGTTCAATTATTAACAAATAACCCTAGAAAAATAAATGCATTAAAAGATGCGGGTATAACAGTTAATAATGTAGTTGGTACACATGCCCATGTTAAAGAGGGTAATAAAGCCTATTTAGAAACTAAAGTTAAACATGGTTCACATCGTTTAGACTTAGGTAAAGTAATTAGTATTCGTAAAGAGAATGAAGATAAATAA
- a CDS encoding energy transducer TonB has product MTLAINQSPLYKSFKFSSFIIGASITTIITFAFMHYLIKSEYKTAVDAPEIIEIDVMQAPPIKAVKLITRVPPPPQVKPQPPKNMPPQVETVDPGNPLTHFAPVIKMVSSTIKIPTMIGSQGEATPLVRITPKYPITAARDGKEGWVQLGFTISEIGTVISPYIINSEPKRIFDKEALRALKKWKYKPKMLNGKAVAQTGQSIQLDFKLDHNL; this is encoded by the coding sequence ATGACATTAGCAATCAACCAAAGTCCTTTATATAAAAGTTTTAAATTTTCATCTTTTATAATTGGCGCAAGCATTACAACCATAATCACTTTTGCATTTATGCATTATTTAATTAAAAGTGAATATAAAACTGCTGTGGATGCACCAGAGATAATAGAAATAGATGTAATGCAAGCGCCACCCATAAAAGCAGTCAAATTAATTACCCGAGTGCCTCCTCCACCACAAGTAAAACCGCAGCCCCCTAAAAATATGCCACCTCAGGTAGAAACTGTCGATCCAGGAAACCCGTTAACCCACTTTGCACCTGTTATAAAAATGGTCAGTTCAACGATAAAAATACCCACTATGATAGGCTCTCAAGGTGAAGCAACGCCTTTAGTGAGGATCACACCTAAATATCCAATTACAGCAGCAAGGGATGGCAAAGAAGGTTGGGTACAGCTTGGGTTTACCATATCAGAAATAGGTACTGTTATTTCTCCATACATTATAAACTCTGAACCTAAACGTATATTTGATAAAGAAGCGCTACGCGCACTAAAAAAATGGAAATACAAACCAAAAATGCTTAATGGTAAAGCGGTTGCGCAAACAGGACAAAGTATTCAACTAGACTTTAAGTTAGACCACAATCTATAA
- a CDS encoding RNA polymerase sigma factor, whose product MILSFKEWLIPKKDAETLMSLYSKSGKSELLQRLVELHADDLYHFLLSQSDSELAKDISQKTWLKVIDKREYYQNKGTFKAWLFTVGRNTLFDEFRKKNRYQDLFDDQTEAEPLNQDTLDNDIQIRFKQVLENLPFKQREAFVLQQEGFSILQIAQITQEKEQTIKTRLRYAKSYFRQHIGG is encoded by the coding sequence ATGATATTAAGTTTTAAAGAATGGTTAATACCAAAAAAAGATGCCGAAACTTTGATGTCTCTTTATTCTAAATCAGGAAAAAGTGAGTTACTACAAAGGCTAGTAGAATTACATGCTGATGACCTTTATCATTTTTTATTAAGTCAAAGTGATAGTGAATTAGCGAAAGACATTAGCCAAAAAACTTGGCTCAAGGTAATCGATAAACGTGAGTATTATCAAAATAAAGGGACATTTAAAGCTTGGTTATTTACTGTTGGCCGTAATACTTTATTTGATGAATTTAGAAAGAAAAACCGTTATCAAGACCTTTTTGATGACCAAACTGAGGCTGAACCATTAAATCAAGATACACTGGATAACGATATTCAAATAAGATTTAAGCAAGTATTAGAAAACTTACCTTTTAAGCAAAGAGAAGCTTTTGTTTTACAACAAGAAGGGTTTTCTATTTTACAAATAGCGCAAATCACACAAGAAAAAGAACAAACAATAAAAACTAGATTGCGTTACGCTAAATCTTACTTTAGACAACATATAGGAGGCTAA
- the tnpA gene encoding IS200/IS605 family transposase translates to MELQRNSHHVVRLMYHFVWIPKYRRKVFSEPYREAMKTIIQKIGYDYDIDIVELEIPEDHIHMVVRSEPKMSPSQIMQVIKSISAGEFFKLYPDIKRRYFWGGKLWTQSYFVETIGNATEDTIRKYVQNQLVELDKKEELGSQLGLF, encoded by the coding sequence ATGGAACTTCAAAGAAATTCGCATCATGTTGTTAGATTAATGTACCACTTTGTGTGGATACCTAAGTATCGGCGTAAAGTCTTTTCGGAGCCTTATCGTGAGGCGATGAAAACAATAATCCAAAAAATTGGTTACGATTACGACATTGATATAGTCGAGTTAGAAATACCGGAAGACCATATTCATATGGTCGTAAGAAGTGAGCCAAAAATGTCACCAAGCCAGATCATGCAGGTGATAAAAAGTATTTCAGCCGGAGAATTCTTCAAATTATACCCAGATATTAAAAGGCGTTATTTCTGGGGAGGGAAGCTTTGGACTCAGAGTTATTTTGTTGAAACAATTGGAAATGCAACGGAAGATACTATTCGTAAATATGTGCAAAACCAATTGGTTGAATTGGATAAAAAAGAAGAGCTCGGAAGTCAGTTAGGACTCTTTTGA
- the metH gene encoding methionine synthase, with translation MTQQIAVFTNVGERTNVTGSARFKRLIMNEEYEEALSVAREQVENGAQVIDINMDEAMLDSKAAMVKFLNLIAAEPDICKVPIMVDSSKWDVIEAGLKCIQGKAIVNSISLKEGEDNFRHQAKLIKRFGAAAVVMAFDETGQAETEDRKFDICKRAYDILVDEIGFPPEDIIFDPNIFAVATGIEEHDNYAVEFIEGTRRIKQGLPHCKVSGGVSNVSFSFRGNNPVREAIHSVFLYHAIKAGMDMGIVNASQLAVYDDIPLELRNAVEDVVLNTDPEAGERLVEIAPKYSGLAQESKKEDLEWRTWPVQKRLEHALVKGITQFIEEDTEECRLEADLPIEVIEGPLMDGMNVVGDLFGAGKMFLPQVVKSARVMKRAVAYLDPFIEATKVKGSSNGKVLMATVKGDVHDIGKNIVGVVLQCNNYEVIDLGVMVPTETILRVAKEENVDIIGLSGLITPSLDEMVHVAKEMTRQGFDLPLMIGGATTSKAHTAVKIEPQYRAEGDKKGVIYVNNASRAVGVVSNLLSKKVKTEFLQKTTTEYEKVRDQQARKRPRSKPVTLARARSNAAKLDWDNYTPPVPKKLGITEFKDVSIKTLRKYIDWTPYFMTWSLAGKYPRILTDEIVGEEAQSLFNDANKMLDELEISGKLQPLGIIGLFPANRVEDDIEIYSDETRSEVLLRSCQLRQQTEKTDFANYCLTDYIAKKGIKDYFGGFAVTGGLAEDEIADAFDAKQDDYNKIMIKAIADRLAEAFAEYLHEKVRKEYWGYAADENLTNDELIRENYQGIRPAPGYPACPEHTEKKKIWQLLDVENRIGMKLTSSYAMWPGAAVSGWYFSHPDSKYYAVAAIQKDQVEDYAQRADMTLEEAERWLGPNLGYEN, from the coding sequence ATGACACAACAAATAGCTGTTTTTACTAATGTAGGCGAAAGAACAAACGTAACCGGATCTGCGCGGTTTAAACGTTTGATCATGAATGAAGAATATGAAGAAGCTTTAAGTGTTGCCCGTGAGCAAGTAGAAAATGGCGCGCAAGTTATCGATATCAACATGGATGAAGCCATGTTGGACTCAAAAGCTGCCATGGTGAAGTTTCTAAACTTAATTGCTGCAGAACCTGATATCTGTAAAGTGCCTATTATGGTTGATTCTTCTAAATGGGATGTAATTGAAGCTGGCTTAAAGTGTATTCAAGGTAAAGCGATTGTTAACTCTATTTCTTTAAAAGAAGGTGAAGATAACTTTAGACACCAAGCAAAATTGATTAAACGTTTTGGTGCTGCTGCTGTTGTGATGGCATTTGATGAAACTGGGCAAGCTGAAACAGAAGATCGCAAATTTGATATTTGTAAACGTGCTTATGATATTTTGGTTGATGAAATTGGTTTTCCACCAGAAGATATTATTTTTGACCCAAATATTTTTGCTGTCGCGACAGGTATTGAAGAGCATGATAATTATGCGGTTGAATTTATTGAAGGTACACGTCGTATAAAGCAAGGTTTACCGCACTGTAAGGTGTCAGGCGGTGTATCAAACGTATCGTTTTCTTTTCGTGGTAACAACCCAGTACGTGAAGCAATTCACTCTGTATTTTTATATCACGCGATAAAAGCGGGTATGGATATGGGCATAGTAAATGCTAGTCAATTGGCTGTTTATGATGATATTCCATTGGAGCTCAGAAATGCGGTAGAAGATGTTGTTCTCAATACTGATCCTGAAGCGGGTGAGCGTTTAGTTGAAATTGCGCCTAAATACTCTGGATTGGCACAAGAAAGTAAAAAAGAAGATTTAGAATGGCGTACTTGGCCTGTTCAAAAACGTTTAGAACATGCGTTAGTAAAAGGCATTACACAGTTTATTGAAGAAGATACTGAAGAGTGTCGTCTAGAAGCTGATTTACCTATCGAAGTAATTGAAGGTCCACTAATGGACGGCATGAACGTGGTAGGTGACTTATTTGGCGCTGGTAAAATGTTTTTACCACAAGTTGTAAAATCAGCACGTGTAATGAAGCGCGCAGTTGCATATCTTGACCCATTTATTGAGGCGACTAAGGTTAAAGGCTCATCAAATGGTAAGGTTTTGATGGCGACAGTGAAAGGCGATGTTCATGATATTGGCAAAAATATCGTGGGTGTCGTACTGCAATGTAATAACTATGAAGTAATTGATCTAGGTGTAATGGTACCAACAGAAACCATTTTACGTGTAGCAAAAGAAGAAAATGTAGATATTATCGGTTTATCAGGTTTAATCACGCCTTCACTTGATGAGATGGTACATGTTGCTAAAGAAATGACTCGCCAAGGTTTTGACTTACCACTTATGATAGGTGGTGCGACAACATCAAAAGCACATACAGCTGTTAAAATTGAACCGCAGTATCGCGCAGAAGGTGATAAAAAAGGCGTGATATATGTTAACAATGCCAGTCGTGCTGTAGGTGTTGTCTCTAATTTATTAAGTAAAAAAGTTAAAACTGAGTTTTTACAAAAGACCACTACAGAATATGAAAAAGTACGTGATCAACAAGCACGTAAACGTCCTCGCTCTAAGCCTGTAACGCTTGCTAGAGCACGTTCGAATGCAGCTAAGTTAGATTGGGATAATTACACACCGCCAGTACCTAAAAAGTTGGGCATTACGGAATTTAAAGATGTTTCAATTAAAACATTACGAAAATATATAGATTGGACACCTTACTTTATGACTTGGTCATTGGCTGGTAAATATCCACGTATATTAACCGATGAAATAGTGGGTGAAGAAGCGCAAAGCTTGTTTAACGATGCGAATAAAATGTTAGATGAGCTGGAAATCTCAGGTAAGTTACAACCTTTAGGCATTATAGGTTTATTTCCAGCTAATCGCGTTGAAGATGATATCGAAATCTACAGTGATGAAACGAGAAGTGAAGTCTTATTAAGATCTTGTCAATTACGTCAACAGACAGAAAAAACAGACTTTGCCAATTATTGTTTAACCGATTATATCGCTAAAAAAGGTATCAAAGATTATTTTGGTGGTTTTGCAGTGACAGGTGGCTTGGCTGAAGATGAAATTGCTGATGCATTTGATGCCAAGCAAGATGATTATAATAAGATAATGATCAAAGCGATTGCTGACAGATTAGCTGAAGCTTTTGCCGAATACTTGCATGAAAAAGTACGTAAAGAGTATTGGGGTTACGCGGCAGATGAAAATCTGACAAATGATGAATTGATACGTGAAAACTATCAAGGTATTCGTCCTGCTCCAGGTTATCCCGCATGTCCTGAACATACAGAGAAGAAAAAAATCTGGCAGCTTTTAGATGTTGAAAACCGTATTGGTATGAAGCTTACCAGCTCTTATGCGATGTGGCCGGGCGCTGCGGTATCAGGTTGGTATTTTTCTCATCCTGATTCTAAATATTATGCGGTAGCTGCCATTCAAAAAGACCAAGTAGAAGATTATGCACAACGTGCTGATATGACACTTGAAGAAGCAGAACGTTGGTTAGGACCAAATTTAGGATATGAAAATTAA
- a CDS encoding homocysteine S-methyltransferase family protein, whose product MPNKLEQLKAALEQRILILDGAMGTMIQKYKLEEQDYRGERFADWHILIKGNNDLLSLTQPKIIEQIHREYLEAGADIIETNTFNSTTISMEDYEMAKFSREINLESAKLARKVCDEIQAKDPSKPRYVAGVLGPTSKTCSLSPDVNDPAFRNITFDQLVEAYIESTLALIEGGSDIILIETIFDTLNSKAAAFGVEEAFEQAGVTLPVMVSGTITDASGRTLSGQTTEAFYNSIRHIKPISIGLNCALGPDLLRQYVEELSRVCETYTSVHPNAGLPNEFGEYDLEADEMSVEMVDWAKCGFINIVGGCCGTTPEHIKAFADGVNGIAARKLPELEVRMRLSGLEACNLN is encoded by the coding sequence ATGCCTAATAAACTTGAGCAGTTAAAAGCAGCATTAGAACAACGTATTCTCATTTTAGATGGTGCCATGGGCACTATGATCCAAAAATATAAGCTTGAAGAACAAGATTATCGTGGTGAGCGTTTTGCTGATTGGCATATTTTAATCAAAGGCAATAATGATTTATTAAGCCTGACTCAGCCAAAAATAATAGAACAAATTCACCGTGAATATTTAGAAGCCGGTGCTGATATCATTGAAACTAATACATTTAACTCAACAACTATCTCAATGGAAGATTATGAAATGGCTAAGTTTAGCCGTGAAATCAACCTTGAGTCGGCTAAGTTAGCCCGCAAAGTATGTGATGAAATACAAGCGAAAGATCCGTCTAAACCGCGTTATGTAGCAGGTGTTTTAGGTCCAACCTCTAAAACCTGTTCTTTATCGCCAGATGTAAATGATCCAGCCTTTAGAAATATTACATTTGATCAGCTGGTGGAAGCCTATATTGAATCAACTTTAGCACTGATTGAAGGTGGTTCAGATATTATTTTGATTGAAACTATTTTTGATACCTTAAATTCTAAAGCGGCGGCATTTGGTGTTGAAGAAGCATTTGAGCAAGCGGGTGTCACTTTGCCAGTTATGGTATCTGGCACTATCACAGATGCCTCAGGGCGCACTTTATCTGGGCAAACAACAGAAGCCTTTTATAATTCAATTCGTCACATCAAACCTATCTCTATTGGGTTAAATTGTGCTTTAGGTCCTGATTTATTACGTCAATATGTCGAAGAGCTTTCTCGTGTTTGTGAAACTTATACCTCAGTGCACCCAAATGCCGGTTTACCAAATGAGTTTGGTGAATATGATTTAGAAGCAGATGAAATGTCAGTAGAAATGGTCGATTGGGCAAAGTGTGGTTTTATTAATATTGTAGGTGGATGTTGTGGTACAACGCCTGAACATATTAAAGCTTTTGCTGATGGTGTAAATGGTATAGCTGCGCGTAAACTACCTGAATTGGAAGTTAGAATGCGTTTGTCAGGCCTTGAAGCCTGTAACCTAAATTAG
- the metA gene encoding homoserine O-succinyltransferase: MPITVQDQLPAIAALRNENVFVMPQSRAKTQEIRPMRLAILNLMPNKVETEVQFIRLLANSPLQVNVDLLRLDTHRSKNTSEQHLDTFYRYFSEIKDNNYDALIITGAPLAHLEYENVGYWQELEVILDWAESHVTSTLFSCWAAHASLFHHYGLKRELKKDKLCGVFKHQCFSEHGALTRGFDDDFLVPHSRYGNISLEQIATVPELEVLAGSDKVGAYLVKNQSGSQVFITGHPEYEADTLAGEYARDVAKGAGAAIPENYFLNDDPKIEPSKTWQSHAFLLFSNWLNYYVYQTTPYDIKLISQDVRTNNYAE, translated from the coding sequence ATGCCTATCACGGTACAAGATCAGCTACCTGCCATAGCTGCTCTTCGCAATGAAAATGTATTTGTTATGCCGCAAAGTCGTGCAAAAACACAAGAAATTCGCCCAATGCGTTTGGCTATTTTAAATTTAATGCCTAATAAGGTAGAGACCGAAGTTCAGTTTATTCGACTTCTGGCAAATAGCCCGCTACAAGTAAATGTCGATTTATTACGTTTAGATACACACAGAAGTAAAAATACTTCAGAGCAGCACTTAGACACTTTTTACCGTTATTTTTCTGAAATCAAAGATAATAATTATGATGCTTTAATTATAACGGGTGCGCCTTTAGCGCATTTAGAGTATGAAAATGTGGGTTATTGGCAAGAGTTAGAAGTTATTTTGGATTGGGCTGAAAGCCATGTTACTTCAACTTTATTTTCTTGTTGGGCAGCTCATGCGAGTTTATTTCATCATTACGGTTTAAAACGAGAGCTTAAAAAAGATAAATTATGTGGTGTATTTAAACATCAATGTTTTTCTGAGCATGGTGCATTAACACGTGGTTTTGATGATGACTTTTTAGTGCCTCATTCTCGTTATGGCAATATATCTTTAGAACAAATTGCAACGGTACCAGAGCTTGAGGTATTAGCGGGTTCCGATAAAGTTGGCGCATATTTAGTTAAAAACCAATCTGGTAGCCAAGTTTTTATAACAGGGCACCCTGAATATGAGGCGGACACTTTGGCGGGAGAATATGCCAGAGATGTTGCCAAAGGCGCCGGTGCTGCAATACCAGAGAATTACTTTCTAAATGATGACCCTAAAATTGAGCCATCAAAAACTTGGCAAAGCCATGCATTTTTATTATTTTCAAATTGGTTAAACTATTATGTATATCAGACTACGCCTTATGATATAAAGCTTATTAGCCAAGATGTCAGAACAAACAATTATGCCGAATAA
- a CDS encoding 3'-5' exonuclease, producing MGVAQKVIQKIKEFLIPNKHLTLLHKQNCLHADYLAIDLELTGLNPKEDEIVSIAWLPIKNQKIYVCQGEHFINSQVSCLKKSPIFHGINQQAVQSGQPLTKALLKLVSLLDCVVLVFHNAELDWAFLQKAFIEHGIIFSTEQYKSIIILDTMKIEHKRLSRLSHDISFDALNLEKCRHRYNLPDYSNHNALTDAMVTAELFLAQINHISSGKPLAVKSLL from the coding sequence ATGGGAGTTGCTCAAAAGGTCATTCAAAAAATAAAAGAGTTTTTGATACCGAATAAACATTTAACATTGCTTCACAAACAAAATTGTTTACATGCAGATTATTTAGCCATAGATTTAGAGTTAACAGGCTTGAACCCTAAAGAAGATGAAATAGTGTCAATTGCTTGGTTGCCGATAAAAAATCAAAAGATTTATGTTTGTCAGGGTGAACATTTTATTAACTCTCAAGTCAGTTGTTTAAAAAAAAGTCCGATATTTCATGGGATCAATCAACAAGCGGTACAAAGCGGGCAACCATTGACTAAGGCATTGCTAAAGCTCGTATCATTATTAGATTGTGTTGTTTTAGTATTTCACAACGCTGAACTCGATTGGGCTTTTTTGCAAAAAGCTTTTATAGAACATGGGATCATATTTTCTACTGAGCAATATAAATCAATTATAATATTAGATACCATGAAAATTGAGCATAAACGCTTGTCTAGGCTAAGTCATGACATAAGCTTTGATGCTTTAAACTTGGAAAAATGTAGGCATAGATATAATTTACCCGATTACTCAAACCACAATGCATTGACTGATGCGATGGTCACAGCTGAGTTATTCCTGGCGCAAATTAATCATATCAGTAGCGGCAAACCATTAGCCGTTAAATCTTTATTGTAG
- a CDS encoding sodium:solute symporter family protein, which produces MDVQTLTFLIVGLSFALYIGIAVWARAGSTQEFYVAGGGVPPLANGMATAADWMSAASFISMAGIISFAGYDGGVYLMGWTGGYVLLALCLAPYLRKFGKFTVPDFIGDRYYSQTARTVAVICAIFICFTYIAGQMRGVGVVFSRFLEVEIETGVYIGMVIVFFYAVLGGMKGITYTQVAQYCILVFAYLVPAVFLSLMMTGHVLPQTGFGATLSDGSGMLLLDKLDGLSTELGFAQYTEGSKSMIDVFAITGALMVGTAGLPHVIVRFFTVPKVKDTRISAAWTLIFIAIVYTTAPALASFARVNMVDTINGKDGSGTAYAEAPSWVKNWEKTGLITFNDKNGDGKMFYSAGKITDPASKNEIKIDRDIIVLATPEIADLPAWVIALVAAGGIAAALSTTAGLLLVISTSVSHDLLKRTLMPNISDKQELRAARLAAVIAITISAYFGINPPGFVASVVAFAFGLAASSFFPAIIMGIFSKTMNKEGAIAGMVSGILFTIGYIVYFKFISPDLNSAENWLFGISPEGIGLIGMVVNFVVAVAVQKVTKEIPADVIEMVDSIRSPKGSGDAHAH; this is translated from the coding sequence ATGGATGTTCAAACTCTCACTTTTTTAATTGTTGGTTTAAGCTTTGCGCTTTATATCGGCATTGCAGTATGGGCTCGAGCGGGTTCAACTCAAGAATTTTATGTTGCTGGTGGCGGTGTACCTCCTTTAGCAAATGGTATGGCAACGGCGGCTGATTGGATGAGTGCTGCGTCATTTATTTCAATGGCAGGTATCATTTCTTTTGCAGGTTATGATGGTGGTGTTTACTTAATGGGTTGGACTGGGGGTTATGTATTATTAGCCTTATGTTTAGCACCCTATTTACGTAAATTTGGTAAATTTACGGTTCCTGATTTTATTGGCGATCGTTATTACTCTCAAACAGCACGTACAGTAGCTGTTATTTGTGCCATCTTTATTTGTTTTACTTACATTGCAGGTCAAATGCGTGGTGTAGGAGTTGTATTCTCTCGTTTCTTAGAAGTTGAAATTGAAACAGGTGTTTACATCGGTATGGTAATTGTATTTTTCTATGCTGTTTTAGGTGGCATGAAAGGCATTACATATACGCAAGTTGCTCAGTATTGTATTTTAGTTTTTGCTTACTTAGTACCAGCTGTATTCTTGTCTTTAATGATGACAGGTCATGTATTACCACAAACTGGTTTTGGGGCCACACTATCTGATGGGTCAGGTATGTTACTGCTTGATAAACTTGATGGTTTGAGTACTGAACTCGGCTTTGCACAATATACCGAAGGCTCTAAATCCATGATTGATGTATTTGCTATTACAGGTGCATTAATGGTGGGTACTGCTGGTTTACCGCATGTAATCGTTCGCTTTTTCACAGTACCTAAAGTTAAAGATACACGCATTTCAGCTGCATGGACGTTAATATTTATTGCAATTGTATACACGACAGCGCCTGCACTTGCTTCATTTGCTCGTGTAAATATGGTTGATACCATTAACGGTAAAGATGGTAGCGGTACAGCGTATGCTGAAGCACCTAGCTGGGTTAAAAACTGGGAAAAAACGGGTCTTATCACATTTAATGATAAGAATGGCGATGGCAAAATGTTCTACTCAGCGGGTAAGATCACAGATCCTGCAAGCAAGAACGAAATAAAAATTGACCGCGATATTATTGTATTAGCAACACCTGAAATTGCTGATTTACCAGCATGGGTTATTGCTTTAGTGGCAGCGGGTGGTATTGCAGCAGCATTATCAACAACGGCAGGTTTATTATTGGTTATCTCAACATCAGTGTCCCACGATTTATTGAAACGAACATTGATGCCTAATATTAGTGATAAACAAGAGCTCAGGGCCGCAAGATTGGCAGCTGTGATTGCCATTACCATATCTGCATACTTTGGTATTAATCCACCTGGCTTTGTAGCCTCAGTAGTTGCTTTTGCCTTTGGTTTAGCTGCGTCGAGTTTCTTCCCTGCAATCATTATGGGTATATTCTCTAAGACGATGAATAAAGAAGGTGCTATTGCAGGTATGGTATCGGGTATTTTATTCACAATCGGCTATATTGTTTACTTTAAGTTTATTAGCCCTGATTTAAACAGCGCTGAAAACTGGTTATTTGGTATCTCGCCAGAAGGTATTGGCCTGATTGGTATGGTTGTTAACTTTGTAGTTGCAGTAGCGGTACAAAAAGTGACTAAAGAAATTCCAGCTGATGTAATTGAAATGGTTGATTCAATCCGAAGCCCTAAAGGCTCAGGTGATGCGCACGCTCACTAA
- a CDS encoding DUF4212 domain-containing protein encodes MAFKNNEQAKAYWSENLSLMFKLLAVWFLVSFGFGILLVDVLNEIRFFGFKLGFWFSQQGAIYTFVALIIVYAMKMNALDKKYGVDE; translated from the coding sequence ATGGCTTTTAAAAATAATGAACAAGCTAAAGCATATTGGTCAGAGAATCTGTCCTTAATGTTTAAGTTATTAGCGGTTTGGTTTTTGGTCTCTTTTGGCTTTGGTATTTTATTAGTTGATGTATTAAACGAGATTAGATTTTTTGGGTTTAAATTAGGCTTCTGGTTTTCACAACAGGGCGCAATTTACACATTTGTGGCTTTAATTATCGTTTACGCAATGAAAATGAATGCGTTAGATAAAAAATACGGCGTAGACGAATAG